The Flavobacterium piscisymbiosum genome includes a region encoding these proteins:
- a CDS encoding adenylate/guanylate cyclase domain-containing protein: MKYSLKTFLKFKEYLQIIALWIAAFLFYVFMTFSMIEDEFFITRKISVRDFLLSEITGALTVGVFMGTILFLLQELVYPRIFRSYGILLITLLRSLLFLIVCFLGLLIIIELNKVHYIIIDNWFTIQVNAKWLTCFTVYCLIVHIFITLLQAFSRRLGRNYFKNLLRGNYMIPVVEYRVFMFLDMCSSTTVAEEVGHYNYSLLLQECFTDLSEILVEYNAEVYQYVGDEAVLTWKVKEGFKRQQCIELYEAFAVRLLEKKEVYQRKFGLVPRFKASINEGLVTVAEIGQIKTEIAYHGDVLSTAARVRDLCNDYKTNLLITQSFFEQLTSFDQDNFTAIETIILRGKKRPVTIYKSFD, translated from the coding sequence ATGAAATACTCCCTAAAAACATTTTTAAAATTTAAAGAATACCTGCAGATTATAGCACTCTGGATTGCTGCTTTTTTGTTCTATGTCTTCATGACGTTCAGTATGATCGAGGATGAATTTTTTATTACCCGTAAAATTAGCGTAAGGGATTTTTTATTATCAGAAATAACGGGAGCTTTAACCGTTGGTGTTTTTATGGGAACCATTCTTTTTCTTTTACAGGAATTAGTTTATCCAAGAATTTTTCGCAGTTACGGGATTTTACTGATTACATTACTCCGAAGTCTTTTGTTTTTAATAGTCTGTTTTCTTGGCCTTTTGATCATAATCGAACTTAATAAAGTGCATTACATCATAATCGATAATTGGTTTACAATTCAGGTCAATGCAAAATGGCTGACTTGCTTTACGGTCTATTGTTTAATCGTTCATATTTTTATTACCCTTTTACAGGCTTTTAGCCGTAGGTTAGGACGTAATTATTTCAAAAATCTTTTGCGAGGCAATTATATGATTCCTGTTGTAGAATACAGGGTTTTTATGTTCCTGGATATGTGTTCTTCGACTACAGTTGCAGAAGAAGTAGGTCATTATAATTACAGTCTTTTATTGCAGGAATGCTTTACCGATTTATCAGAAATATTAGTAGAGTATAATGCCGAAGTTTACCAATATGTAGGCGACGAAGCCGTGCTTACCTGGAAAGTAAAAGAAGGTTTTAAAAGACAGCAATGTATTGAACTTTATGAAGCTTTTGCCGTTCGTTTATTAGAAAAAAAAGAGGTGTATCAACGTAAATTTGGTTTGGTTCCAAGGTTCAAAGCCTCCATTAACGAAGGACTTGTAACCGTTGCCGAAATTGGACAAATTAAAACCGAAATCGCCTATCACGGAGATGTCCTTAGCACGGCAGCGAGAGTTCGTGACTTATGCAATGATTATAAAACAAATCTTCTGATCACGCAGTCCTTTTTCGAACAATTAACTTCTTTTGATCAGGATAATTTTACAGCAATAGAAACCATCATTTTGCGCGGTAAAAAAAGACCCGTTACCATTTATAAATCTTTCGATTAA
- a CDS encoding universal stress protein, with protein sequence MNVHPTIIAATNFSAIANNAVNYAAGLAKRTNAKLILFNSFTLTVHSANSQITADAMQKQLDKASARLDALGQDIAAAFSIEVSCSCSYSFLEEELSSLIDLNNAELVVMGMAERSFEQELMGNSTTSVIKNLNTPVLAVPANARFQNIKKILYACDTLSFSAIRRFSWLKSMVGNLGAEVEFFSVNEKMDDLKEEQGKLLLHSTLEEEFQEVKYLYKTVKSNAVINEIKKEINNYDADILVMVPQKYGFWDSLVHKSKTRIMAAGLDVPLLSFPNF encoded by the coding sequence ATGAATGTACATCCTACGATTATAGCGGCAACCAATTTTTCTGCTATTGCAAATAACGCGGTTAATTATGCTGCCGGACTTGCAAAAAGAACCAACGCCAAACTTATTCTTTTTAATTCTTTTACGCTAACAGTTCACAGCGCTAATTCACAAATTACTGCAGATGCTATGCAAAAGCAGTTAGATAAAGCTTCTGCCAGATTAGATGCCTTAGGCCAGGATATTGCAGCAGCTTTTAGTATCGAAGTAAGCTGTTCTTGCAGTTATTCGTTTTTAGAAGAGGAACTTTCGTCATTAATCGATCTTAACAATGCAGAACTTGTAGTAATGGGGATGGCTGAACGCTCTTTCGAACAAGAACTTATGGGCAATTCTACCACATCGGTTATAAAGAATTTAAATACGCCGGTATTAGCTGTTCCTGCAAACGCCCGTTTTCAAAATATTAAGAAAATACTGTATGCTTGCGACACTTTAAGCTTCTCGGCTATAAGAAGATTTAGCTGGTTAAAAAGCATGGTTGGAAATCTTGGGGCAGAGGTAGAATTTTTTAGCGTAAATGAAAAAATGGACGACCTTAAGGAGGAGCAAGGCAAATTATTATTGCATTCTACCCTCGAAGAAGAGTTTCAAGAGGTAAAATACCTCTATAAAACTGTTAAATCGAATGCAGTGATTAATGAGATTAAGAAGGAAATTAACAATTATGATGCTGATATTCTAGTAATGGTGCCACAAAAGTATGGTTTTTGGGATTCTTTGGTACATAAAAGCAAAACTAGAATAATGGCCGCAGGTTTAGACGTGCCACTCTTGTCTTTTCCAAATTTCTGA
- a CDS encoding efflux RND transporter periplasmic adaptor subunit: MTKQFFQNNKTLSKMVVLLIIISFSSCGKSGPEGMAPPKPEVDFFQAKSVTGEVEKKYPGIIEGTVNVDIKAQVSGYLEAIYVKEGDYVTKGQSLFKIKADVYAEQVNNSRAAYKSALANLANAKLEIEKIKPLVDAKVYSDMQLKTAQANYDAASAQAAQAKAALGSSQLNADFSLIKAPVSGYISRIPNRVGNLVTPTDAVPLTILSEINTVFVYFSLSEADYLAFSKDSKSNQTVSLILADDSVYEHQGKLEVASGNIDRTTGTIALKAVFANPKKQLRSGGSGRVVLNSSLSSVISVPMASVKDIQDKFFVYVLKEGNKVAMVPIEIAGSAGTDYFVKSGVKSGDKIAINNIDLLYDNSEVVPKTAAKAVSNK, encoded by the coding sequence ATGACAAAACAATTTTTTCAAAATAATAAAACACTCAGCAAAATGGTAGTTTTATTAATTATCATTAGCTTTTCTTCATGCGGTAAAAGCGGACCGGAAGGTATGGCACCGCCAAAACCTGAAGTAGATTTTTTTCAGGCTAAATCAGTTACGGGCGAAGTAGAAAAAAAATATCCGGGTATTATCGAAGGTACCGTAAATGTTGACATAAAAGCGCAGGTTTCAGGTTATCTTGAAGCGATTTATGTCAAAGAAGGAGATTATGTTACCAAAGGACAATCGCTGTTTAAAATCAAAGCAGATGTGTATGCAGAGCAGGTAAATAACAGCCGTGCAGCATATAAAAGTGCTTTGGCGAACCTTGCCAATGCCAAGCTGGAAATCGAAAAAATCAAACCGCTTGTGGATGCAAAAGTATATTCAGACATGCAGCTAAAAACAGCACAGGCCAATTACGATGCAGCATCTGCTCAGGCAGCTCAGGCAAAAGCAGCATTGGGATCTTCTCAGCTTAACGCCGATTTTTCTTTGATAAAAGCACCGGTAAGCGGCTACATCAGCAGGATTCCGAATCGTGTTGGAAATCTGGTTACGCCAACGGATGCTGTTCCTCTTACTATTCTTTCAGAAATCAATACCGTTTTTGTTTATTTCTCTTTAAGCGAAGCAGATTATCTTGCTTTTTCTAAAGATTCAAAATCAAACCAAACCGTAAGCTTAATTCTGGCTGATGACAGCGTATACGAACATCAGGGAAAACTTGAAGTAGCAAGTGGTAATATCGACCGTACGACAGGAACTATTGCCTTGAAAGCTGTTTTTGCAAATCCTAAAAAGCAATTGCGTTCAGGCGGTTCGGGCCGAGTAGTGTTAAACAGTAGTTTGTCTTCGGTAATTTCTGTTCCAATGGCAAGCGTAAAAGACATACAGGATAAATTCTTTGTTTATGTTCTAAAAGAAGGAAACAAAGTAGCAATGGTCCCTATAGAAATTGCAGGCAGCGCCGGTACAGATTATTTTGTAAAAAGCGGAGTAAAATCAGGTGATAAGATTGCGATAAACAATATTGACCTGCTTTACGATAATAGTGAAGTTGTTCCAAAAACAGCAGCAAAAGCGGTAAGCAATAAATAA
- a CDS encoding efflux RND transporter permease subunit yields the protein MLKKIIDRPVLATVISIVLVILGIIGLTRLSVTRFPDISPPTVMVSGSYPGGNSETVIRSVVTPLEEQINGVENMQYIKSTASNDGSFSISVIFKQGVDPDQAAVNVQNRVQQATPKLPQEVIRMGLTTSKQQNSMIVIFNLYTDDNKKYDELFLQNYANINLVPQIKRVPGVGQVQIFGQKDYSMRVWLDPRKMANAGLVPSDVTRAIADQSLESAPGKLGEESKAALEYVIRYKGKKNKPEQYENIVVKTDGNNILRLKDVARVEFGSISYSGDNKSNSKNAVTMAILQTSGSNANDIEIGINKEVERLSKSFPPGIKYVNVMSTKERLDEATGQVKSTLLEAFILVFIVVFIFLQDIRSTIIPAIAVPVAIVGTFFFLLVFGFTINILTLFALVLAIGIVVDDAIVVVEAVHSKMEEDSSLSAKEATHSAMAEITGAVVSITLVMSAVFIPIGFMTGSSGIFYKQFAYTLAIAIIISAVNALTLTPALCALLLKNSHNGKHGEEHKNGFKERFFVGFNSGFNNLTGKYIKGVRFLIGRKWLAGGLVLGVTAIAVMMMMATPKSFVPMEDDGFMLYSLSMPPGTALDRTTEVIQQLEKELSTVEAIDVNTSITGFNILSNSASTAYGLGFIKLKPKKERGAVKDIDEIMNIVNGKLSVIKKGQIMVLRMPPVEGFGVTSGAEIVLQDRTARDPATLKAMADKVIGQIMQQPGVQYAYTTFRADYPQLELEVDEEKASQMGVNIREMLGNIQTYFAGDQSADFSRFGKFYRVNVKADGIFRTDQDAFNEIFVRNAKMEMVPVKSLVKLRKVYGPESVNRYNLYNSVNITAVALPGFSNGQIMGNLETVLDKLPSDYSYEWTGLSLEEKAGGNQTIAIFGLCLLFVFFLLAAQYESYLLPLAVLLSIPTGILGAFAGVKAVGLDNNIYVQVGLIMLVGLLAKNAILIVEFALQRRYAGLSIAEAAIEGARSRLRPIIMTSLAFIVGMIPLMFASGGTAVGNRSISVSAAIGMFSGVVLGVFVIPLLFILFQYLQEKVSGKKIVIQTIKEE from the coding sequence ATGTTAAAAAAAATAATAGACAGGCCTGTATTGGCTACAGTTATCTCCATTGTATTGGTGATATTGGGTATCATAGGTCTTACAAGATTATCGGTAACCAGGTTTCCTGATATTTCGCCGCCAACCGTAATGGTAAGCGGTTCTTATCCAGGAGGAAATAGTGAAACCGTTATACGTTCTGTGGTGACACCACTTGAAGAACAAATTAATGGAGTAGAGAACATGCAGTATATTAAATCTACTGCGAGTAATGACGGATCTTTTTCGATCAGTGTCATTTTTAAACAAGGTGTCGATCCTGATCAGGCTGCTGTAAACGTACAAAACAGAGTACAGCAGGCAACGCCAAAATTGCCGCAGGAAGTAATCAGAATGGGGCTTACGACCTCGAAGCAGCAAAATAGTATGATTGTTATCTTCAACCTTTATACAGACGATAATAAAAAATACGACGAATTGTTTTTGCAGAATTATGCCAACATCAATTTGGTACCGCAAATAAAACGTGTTCCGGGAGTAGGGCAAGTGCAAATTTTTGGACAAAAAGATTATTCGATGCGTGTTTGGCTTGATCCGCGAAAAATGGCCAATGCAGGTTTAGTACCTTCAGATGTTACCCGCGCCATTGCAGATCAAAGTTTAGAGTCGGCTCCGGGAAAACTGGGAGAAGAATCAAAAGCAGCTTTAGAATACGTTATTCGATATAAAGGAAAGAAAAACAAACCTGAGCAATATGAAAATATTGTCGTTAAAACGGATGGCAATAATATCCTAAGGCTTAAAGATGTAGCACGCGTAGAATTTGGTTCAATTTCTTACAGTGGCGACAACAAATCGAACTCTAAGAATGCCGTAACTATGGCAATTTTACAAACATCAGGCTCAAATGCCAATGATATCGAAATTGGTATCAACAAGGAAGTAGAAAGATTATCGAAATCTTTTCCTCCCGGTATTAAGTATGTCAATGTAATGAGTACCAAAGAAAGACTGGACGAAGCAACCGGACAAGTAAAATCGACCTTGCTAGAAGCTTTTATTCTGGTTTTTATCGTGGTTTTTATATTTCTTCAGGACATTCGTTCTACGATTATTCCGGCTATTGCAGTTCCGGTAGCGATTGTAGGAACCTTTTTCTTCCTGTTGGTATTTGGATTCACCATCAACATTCTGACTCTTTTTGCATTGGTTCTCGCCATTGGTATTGTCGTCGATGATGCGATTGTGGTCGTCGAAGCAGTTCACAGTAAAATGGAGGAAGATTCGAGCCTTTCGGCTAAAGAAGCGACGCATAGCGCAATGGCAGAAATTACAGGAGCTGTTGTTTCGATCACGCTGGTGATGTCGGCAGTATTTATCCCGATTGGTTTTATGACGGGATCATCAGGGATTTTCTACAAGCAGTTTGCTTATACATTGGCGATTGCTATTATTATATCGGCAGTAAATGCATTGACACTTACTCCGGCATTATGTGCTCTTTTGTTAAAGAACAGCCATAACGGCAAACATGGAGAAGAACATAAAAACGGATTTAAAGAACGTTTTTTTGTTGGTTTTAATTCAGGTTTCAACAACTTAACAGGTAAATACATCAAAGGAGTTCGTTTTCTTATTGGCAGAAAATGGCTTGCAGGAGGATTAGTTTTGGGAGTTACTGCCATTGCTGTAATGATGATGATGGCTACTCCAAAAAGTTTTGTACCAATGGAAGATGACGGATTTATGCTTTATAGTTTATCAATGCCGCCAGGTACAGCTTTAGATCGAACTACAGAAGTGATACAACAACTGGAAAAAGAGCTGTCGACTGTTGAGGCTATTGATGTAAATACCAGTATTACAGGTTTCAACATTTTGAGTAACAGTGCCAGTACTGCTTACGGATTAGGATTTATAAAATTAAAACCTAAAAAAGAAAGAGGAGCCGTTAAGGATATAGATGAAATCATGAATATCGTAAATGGTAAATTGTCTGTAATTAAAAAAGGGCAGATAATGGTCTTGAGAATGCCGCCTGTAGAAGGATTTGGTGTAACAAGTGGTGCTGAAATAGTACTTCAGGACAGAACGGCACGTGATCCGGCAACACTAAAAGCTATGGCTGATAAAGTGATTGGGCAAATCATGCAGCAACCCGGAGTACAATATGCGTACACGACTTTCAGGGCAGATTATCCGCAGCTTGAATTGGAAGTGGATGAAGAAAAAGCAAGCCAAATGGGCGTGAATATTCGTGAAATGTTAGGCAATATCCAGACTTATTTTGCCGGAGATCAATCGGCAGATTTTTCAAGATTTGGAAAGTTTTACAGAGTGAATGTCAAAGCGGATGGAATTTTCAGAACAGATCAGGATGCATTCAACGAAATATTTGTTCGAAATGCCAAAATGGAAATGGTGCCTGTAAAATCCCTTGTCAAATTGCGTAAAGTGTATGGTCCGGAATCGGTAAACCGTTACAATCTTTACAATTCGGTGAATATTACCGCTGTAGCACTACCGGGATTTAGTAACGGACAAATTATGGGGAATCTTGAAACGGTTCTGGACAAATTACCATCTGATTACAGTTACGAATGGACGGGATTAAGTCTTGAAGAAAAAGCAGGAGGAAACCAAACCATAGCCATTTTTGGATTATGTCTTTTGTTTGTTTTCTTTTTACTGGCAGCTCAATACGAAAGTTACTTATTGCCACTTGCTGTATTACTTTCTATTCCAACCGGAATTCTGGGTGCTTTTGCAGGAGTTAAAGCTGTAGGACTGGATAATAATATTTATGTTCAGGTCGGGTTAATCATGCTGGTCGGACTTTTGGCCAAAAATGCGATTCTTATTGTTGAATTTGCCCTTCAGAGACGTTACGCAGGCTTGTCTATAGCCGAAGCAGCGATAGAAGGAGCAAGGTCAAGATTAAGACCTATCATCATGACATCCCTTGCCTTTATTGTAGGTATGATTCCGTTGATGTTTGCTTCCGGAGGAACAGCAGTAGGAAACAGGTCTATTAGTGTAAGTGCTGCTATCGGGATGTTTAGCGGAGTGGTTTTGGGAGTTTTTGTAATCCCGTTACTTTTTATCCTCTTTCAGTATTTACAGGAAAAAGTATCCGGTAAAAAGATTGTAATTCAAACTATAAAAGAAGAATAA
- a CDS encoding VOC family protein: MNNIIGFHHFAIKAQDFERTVQFYKTLNFEVVHDWSLPEFNLEKCVMLKNKAFDSYIEICDNNADFPTQGRKRKQGDPYVENSLLHICFTVLDAKKAYDEAIKNGAKPLSAKETLELKNHRKSVTVSNSLVYSPNGEVIEFLERVIF; the protein is encoded by the coding sequence ATGAATAATATAATAGGATTTCATCATTTTGCCATAAAAGCACAGGATTTTGAAAGAACCGTGCAATTTTACAAAACCCTTAATTTTGAAGTGGTACACGATTGGAGTTTGCCTGAATTTAATTTAGAAAAGTGTGTAATGCTAAAGAACAAAGCATTTGATTCTTATATAGAAATATGCGACAATAACGCCGATTTCCCTACTCAGGGACGCAAAAGAAAACAAGGAGATCCTTATGTCGAAAATTCGCTTTTGCACATTTGTTTTACCGTTCTTGACGCTAAAAAAGCCTACGATGAAGCAATTAAAAATGGTGCAAAACCATTATCTGCAAAAGAAACTTTGGAACTTAAAAATCATAGAAAATCGGTAACTGTGAGCAATAGTTTGGTTTATAGCCCAAATGGAGAAGTAATTGAATTTTTGGAAAGAGTTATTTTTTGA
- a CDS encoding LytR/AlgR family response regulator transcription factor, which translates to MKILIIEDESINANRLKRLLEELEPDCEILDIIDTVQGAVKWLNSNEMPDLITMDIRLADGISFSIFEEVKITCPIIFTTAYDEYAVRAFKVNSIDYLMKPIEKTELEQALTKFKSVSKVKNNTEDIAAILKGFMNKPSFRLRFLVTYRDGYKSIDVADIDFVYSEFKTSHLFLKNGTIIPIPQTMEELEEELDPDVFFRANRQFFIRAESIKSIANYFNAKLKIQLKADPEREVIISREKAPFFKQWMDR; encoded by the coding sequence ATGAAAATTTTAATTATAGAAGATGAAAGTATCAATGCCAACCGTCTAAAAAGATTGTTGGAAGAATTAGAACCTGATTGCGAAATCCTCGACATCATAGATACTGTTCAGGGTGCAGTAAAATGGCTGAATTCGAATGAGATGCCGGATTTAATCACTATGGATATTCGTTTGGCAGATGGTATTAGTTTTTCCATTTTCGAAGAAGTAAAAATTACTTGTCCAATAATATTCACGACAGCTTATGATGAATATGCAGTACGTGCATTTAAGGTAAACAGCATTGATTATTTGATGAAACCTATCGAAAAAACAGAACTCGAACAGGCTTTAACCAAATTTAAATCAGTATCGAAAGTTAAAAATAACACCGAAGATATTGCTGCAATTTTAAAAGGGTTCATGAACAAACCTTCTTTTAGATTGCGATTTTTAGTTACCTATCGCGATGGTTATAAAAGTATTGATGTAGCCGATATCGATTTTGTGTATTCAGAATTTAAAACTTCGCATCTTTTTCTTAAAAACGGCACTATAATCCCCATTCCTCAAACTATGGAAGAATTGGAGGAAGAACTTGATCCTGATGTTTTTTTTCGCGCCAACAGGCAGTTTTTTATTCGTGCCGAAAGCATCAAATCGATTGCCAATTATTTTAATGCCAAACTCAAGATTCAGCTTAAAGCAGATCCTGAGCGTGAAGTGATCATCAGCAGGGAAAAAGCACCTTTTTTCAAGCAATGGATGGATCGCTAA
- a CDS encoding sensor histidine kinase, translated as MDSNVQNKTRGKNFFYKYYRIIVIPVVFFLYLSSYYFLNPYQDFEQNTLLVLDWTVDIFIILVYCAVLTELSLFVGRSLNYWISWEQKPIFRAFAQFICLIAGNILLNYSFSHLWQFFYSWTPLKESELVQIWQSNLMAAILSLFISFIHTSIFLLNRWRVTSEEAAELKIKASELQEAVTRSELESLKLQLDPHFIFNNFSTLTELIHEDQQSAASFLENITRVYRYMISNLDKDTITVREEIEFLNAYFYLLKKRLGEKVELKLQIDMTCLDLHLPPLTLQLLVENAVKHNSATIANPLVIAIYSDVGDLVVRNNLQATSGKNFISTGVGNKNIEFRYKILFDRMPVFSESNGFYCVRLPLI; from the coding sequence ATGGATTCAAACGTGCAAAATAAAACCAGAGGAAAGAACTTTTTCTATAAGTATTATAGGATTATCGTAATACCGGTTGTTTTTTTTCTCTATTTATCGTCGTATTATTTTTTGAATCCCTATCAGGATTTTGAGCAAAATACGCTACTGGTTTTAGACTGGACGGTTGATATTTTTATCATTCTGGTGTATTGCGCCGTCCTTACAGAGTTAAGTCTTTTTGTAGGTCGAAGCCTTAATTATTGGATTAGCTGGGAACAAAAGCCTATTTTTAGGGCTTTTGCCCAATTTATATGTCTTATTGCGGGGAATATTCTCTTGAATTATTCTTTTTCGCATTTATGGCAGTTCTTTTATTCCTGGACACCATTAAAAGAAAGCGAACTGGTACAAATATGGCAGTCAAATTTAATGGCTGCTATATTGTCTCTTTTTATCAGTTTCATTCATACCAGTATCTTTTTACTGAACCGCTGGCGCGTAACTTCTGAAGAAGCGGCCGAGCTAAAAATCAAAGCTTCTGAATTGCAGGAAGCTGTTACCAGATCAGAGTTAGAATCTTTAAAACTACAGCTCGATCCTCATTTTATCTTTAATAATTTTAGTACACTTACAGAGCTAATTCATGAAGACCAGCAATCTGCGGCATCTTTTCTGGAGAATATTACGCGTGTGTATCGTTATATGATTTCGAATCTCGATAAAGACACCATTACGGTAAGGGAAGAAATTGAGTTTTTGAATGCTTATTTTTATCTTTTAAAAAAACGTTTGGGTGAAAAAGTCGAGCTAAAATTGCAAATAGATATGACTTGTCTCGATCTTCATTTGCCGCCTTTAACGCTGCAATTATTGGTCGAAAATGCCGTAAAACATAATAGTGCAACAATAGCAAATCCGCTTGTTATCGCTATTTATTCTGATGTAGGAGATCTTGTGGTGCGCAACAATTTACAGGCAACTTCCGGTAAAAATTTTATTTCTACAGGAGTGGGGAATAAAAATATAGAGTTTAGATATAAAATTTTGTTTGATCGAATGCCTGTTTTTTCAGAGTCTAATGGTTTTTATTGTGTACGTCTGCCCTTAATTTAA
- a CDS encoding beta-ketoacyl-ACP synthase III, with amino-acid sequence MKATITAIGGFVPNSILSNEMISRMVDTTDDWIVKRTGIKERRLATDQNLATSDLATAAIENLFDTYEIDRLEIDALVLATATPDHLLTPTASKVCELSGFTNAFGFDLNGACSGFLYALEMATTMIESGRYKKVVVVGADTMSSIVDYEDRNTCILFGDGAGAVLLEKTDLEHGMMKSILRTDGSGTSALLVPAGGSKTPATMQSIIHREHFIKQEGSFVFKKAVESMSSVSQETLASNNLTVEDVDWVVPHQANLRIIKSVSEHLNIGIEKVKVNIDKYGNTTSATIPLCLWDFKDDFKEGQNILITTFGAGFSWGATCIKWGVMRALKAVESSTVGKILKHDLMCQ; translated from the coding sequence ATGAAGGCAACAATTACAGCTATAGGAGGTTTTGTACCAAACTCCATATTAAGTAATGAGATGATTTCAAGAATGGTTGATACAACTGACGACTGGATAGTAAAAAGAACAGGAATAAAAGAGAGAAGATTAGCCACAGATCAAAATCTGGCAACATCTGATCTTGCCACTGCAGCAATAGAAAATTTATTTGATACATATGAAATAGACCGACTGGAAATTGATGCTCTTGTATTGGCAACTGCAACGCCAGATCATCTTTTAACTCCTACAGCAAGTAAAGTATGCGAATTAAGCGGATTTACAAATGCATTTGGATTTGATCTTAACGGTGCCTGCAGCGGATTTCTTTATGCGCTTGAAATGGCAACAACAATGATCGAAAGCGGACGCTACAAAAAAGTGGTTGTAGTAGGAGCAGATACCATGAGTTCTATTGTAGATTATGAAGATCGTAATACTTGTATCCTTTTTGGAGACGGGGCAGGAGCGGTTCTTTTAGAAAAAACAGATTTAGAACACGGAATGATGAAAAGTATTCTAAGAACAGACGGAAGTGGCACATCTGCGCTTTTAGTACCTGCAGGAGGTTCAAAAACACCGGCAACGATGCAAAGCATTATACACAGAGAACATTTTATCAAACAAGAAGGTTCATTTGTATTTAAAAAAGCTGTTGAATCGATGTCAAGCGTTTCGCAAGAGACTCTTGCCAGTAATAATTTGACTGTAGAAGATGTTGATTGGGTGGTACCGCATCAGGCTAATCTAAGAATTATTAAATCGGTGAGTGAACATTTGAATATTGGTATCGAGAAGGTTAAAGTAAATATCGATAAATACGGTAATACAACTTCAGCGACGATCCCGTTATGTCTTTGGGATTTTAAAGACGATTTCAAAGAAGGTCAGAACATATTGATCACCACTTTTGGAGCCGGATTTTCATGGGGAGCAACTTGTATAAAATGGGGCGTGATGAGAGCGCTTAAAGCAGTAGAATCTTCAACAGTTGGAAAAATATTGAAACATGATTTGATGTGTCAATAA